From one Bacteroidota bacterium genomic stretch:
- the rpmD gene encoding 50S ribosomal protein L30, giving the protein MAKFTITQVKSGIDRSEVQKRTLKALGLTMHKTIEVEATPQIKGMVAKVQHLVRVVEN; this is encoded by the coding sequence ATGGCAAAGTTTACAATCACACAGGTAAAGAGCGGAATCGACCGTTCAGAAGTTCAGAAACGTACGCTGAAAGCGCTCGGTCTGACCATGCATAAAACAATAGAAGTAGAAGCGACTCCTCAGATAAAAGGAATGGTAGCTAAAGTTCAGCACCTCGTTCGCGTAGTAGAGAATTAA